The following coding sequences are from one Eucalyptus grandis isolate ANBG69807.140 chromosome 11, ASM1654582v1, whole genome shotgun sequence window:
- the LOC104427964 gene encoding probable indole-3-pyruvate monooxygenase YUCCA10: MEQEAAAAVVVVGAGPSGLAASACLKTLSIPHVVLEREDCFASLWKKYAYDRLHLHLRKRFCELPHMHFPPDYPEYVPKDQLLRYFDDYVVRFGIEPAYGRSVESAVYDEGDGRWRVGARDVGSGEAVEYRCRFLVVATGESSDAFIPEVEGIEGFGGKVIHSTRYKNGKEFENSRVLVVGSGNSGMEIALDLANHGARTSIVVRSPVHVLSRGIANLGLALLKYFSLGTVDSLLVLLSKLVYGDMSKYGLRRPSEGPFFMKTKYGKYPFIDLGTCQKIKSGEIQVLPALKRIEGDVAEFEDGKSHPFDAIVFCTGFKRSTYKWLKGDDYLLNEDGIAKPSFPNHWKGEKGLYCVGLSRSGFYGIASDAQNVADDIKSQL, translated from the exons ATGGAACAGGAAGCCGCCGctgccgtcgtcgtcgtcggagCCGGGCCGTCGGGGCTCGCCGCATCGGCGTGCCTCAAGACCCTCTCGATCCCCCACGTCGTCCTCGAGCGAGAGGACTGCTTCGCCTCCCTGTGGAAGAAATATGCCTACGACCGCCTGCACCTCCACCTCCGCAAGCGGTTCTGCGAGCTCCCCCACATGCACTTCCCCCCGGACTACCCCGAGTACGTGCCCAAGGACCAGCTCCTCCGCTACTTTGACGACTACGTGGTCCGCTTCGGCATCGAGCCGGCCTACGGGAGGTCCGTGGAGTCGGCGGTCTACGACGAGGGGGACGGGAGGTGGAGGGTCGGCGCGAGGGACGTGGGCTCCGGCGAGGCCGTGGAGTACCGGTGCCGGTTCCTGGTGGTGGCCACCGGCGAGTCGAGCGACGCCTTCATCCCGGAGGTGGAGGGGATCGAGGGTTTCGGCGGGAAGGTGATTCACTCGACCCGGTACAAGAACGGGAAGGAGTTCGAGAACAGCAGGGTTTTGGTGGTCGGGTCGGGGAATTCCGGCATGGAGATCGCGCTGGACTTAGCCAACCACGGCGCAAGAACCTCCATCGTTGTCCGGAGCCCG GTACATGTGCTGTCGAGGGGGATCGCGAATCTGGGCCTGGCGCTGCTGAAGTATTTCTCACTTGGCACGGTGGACTCGTTGCTGGTGCTGCTGAGCAAGCTGGTGTACGGGGACATGTCCAAGTACGGGCTGAggaggccgagcgagggtcCTTTCTTCATGAAGACCAAGTATGGCAAATACCCCTTCATCGACCTCGGCACTTGCCAGAAGATTAAGTCCGGCGAGATTCAG GTCCTGCCGGCGTTGAAAAGGATAGAAGGGGACGTGGCGGAGTTCGAAGACGGCAAGTCCCATCCCTTCGACGCCATCGTGTTCTGCACCGGCTTCAAGCGGTCCACCTACAAATGGCTTAAG gGGGATGATTACCTGCTGAACGAAGATGGGATTGCGAAACCGAGCTTCCCAAATCACTGGAAGGGCGAGAAGGGCTTGTACTGCGTCGGGCTGTCGAGGAGCGGATTCTATGGGATTGCTTCGGACGCCCAGAACGTTGCCGACGACATCAAATCCCAACtctaa